The Carettochelys insculpta isolate YL-2023 chromosome 23, ASM3395843v1, whole genome shotgun sequence genome has a window encoding:
- the NADK gene encoding NAD kinase isoform X2, which translates to MMRTRSLHGPCPVTTFGPKACMLQNPKTIMHIQDPASQRLTWNKPPKSVLVIKKIRDASLLQPFKELCVYLTEENNMIVYVEKKVLEDPAILNDDNFGPVKKKFCTFREDYDDISNQIDFIICLGGDGTLLYASSLFQGSVPPVMAFHLGSLGFLTPFNFENFQSQVTQVIEGNAALVLRSRLKVKVVKEHREKTTLIQNGIEENGVISTSLEMEMGKQVMQYQVLNEVVVDRGPSSYLSNVDVFLDGHLITTVQGDGVIVSTPTGSTAYAAAAGASMIHPNVPAIMITPICPHSLSFRPIVVPAGVELKIMLSPDARNTAWVSFDGRRRQEVCHGDSITITTSRYPLPSICFRSPVNDWFESLAECLHWNVRKKQNHFAVEEEF; encoded by the exons ATGAT gagGACACGCTCCTTGCATGGACCATGCCCAGTAACCACATTTGGACCAAAGGCATGTATGCTGCAGAACCCTAAAACTATAAT GCATATTCAGGACCCAGCAAGTCAGCGGTTGACATGGAACAAACCTCCAAAGAGCGTCCTTGTTATCAAAAAAATTCGTGATGCCAGTCTGCTACAGCCTTTTAAAGAACTCTGTGTATATCTTACTGAG GAGAACAACATGATAGTTTATGTAGAGAAAAAAGTGCTAGAAGACCCAGCTATACTTAATGATGATAATTTTGGACCAGTGAAGAAGAAATTTTGCACTTTTAGAGAAG ATTATGATGATATCTCCAATCAGATAGACTTTATCATATGCCTGGGAGGAGATGGTACCTTGCTTTATGCTTCTTCACTTTTTCAG GGTAGTGTACCTCCAGTTATGGCTTTTCATCTGGGATCTCTTGGATTTCTTACCCCCTTTAACTTTGAGAACTTTCAGTCCCAAGTTACTCAGGTTATAGAAG GCAATGCAGCACTTGTTCTCCGGAGCAGACTGAAAGTGAAAGTAGTAAAAGAGCACAGAGAGAAGACGACATTGATACAAAATGGTATTGAAGAAAATGGAGTGATCTCTACAAGCCTTGAGATGGAAATGGGCAAGCAAGTCATGCAATATCAG GTCCTCAATGAAGTTGTAGTGGATCGAGGTCCTTCCTCCTACCTTTCCAATGTGGATGTTTTTCTAGATGGGCACCTCATAACCACAGTGCAAGGTGATG GAGTGATAGTTTCCACACCAACTGGTAGCACGGCTTATGCAGCTGCAGCGGGAGCATCTATGATTCATCCAAATGTTCCCGCAATAATGATCACCCCAATCTGCCCTCACTCACTGTCCTTCCGACCCATTGTTGTTCCTGCAGGAGTTGAGCTCAAG ATCATGCTGTCCCCTGATGCCAGGAATACAGCCTGGGTTTCATTTGATgggaggaggagacaggaagTCTGCCATGGAGACAG TATTACCATCACTACCTCTCGCTATCCCCTCCCTTCGATCTGTTTCCGAAGTCCTGTGAATGACTGGTTTGAAAGCCTGGCTGAGTGCTTACACTGGAATGTCCGGAAGAAGCAAAATCATTTTGCTGTCGAAGAAGAATTTTGA
- the NADK gene encoding NAD kinase isoform X1 gives MEMEQEHLCISKDDVSSESAFHCSACHDDEWSCANPVRGRTKSRSLSVSPALGSTKEFRRTRSLHGPCPVTTFGPKACMLQNPKTIMHIQDPASQRLTWNKPPKSVLVIKKIRDASLLQPFKELCVYLTEENNMIVYVEKKVLEDPAILNDDNFGPVKKKFCTFREDYDDISNQIDFIICLGGDGTLLYASSLFQGSVPPVMAFHLGSLGFLTPFNFENFQSQVTQVIEGNAALVLRSRLKVKVVKEHREKTTLIQNGIEENGVISTSLEMEMGKQVMQYQVLNEVVVDRGPSSYLSNVDVFLDGHLITTVQGDGVIVSTPTGSTAYAAAAGASMIHPNVPAIMITPICPHSLSFRPIVVPAGVELKIMLSPDARNTAWVSFDGRRRQEVCHGDSITITTSRYPLPSICFRSPVNDWFESLAECLHWNVRKKQNHFAVEEEF, from the exons ATGGAGATGGAACAAGAACACCTGTGTATCAGTAAAGATGATGTGAGTTCTGAATCTGCTTTTCATTGCTCAGCATGTCATGATGATGAGTGGAGCTGTGCGAACCCAGTCCGGGGTCGAACTAAGTCTCGCAGTTTGTCTGTTTCACCAGCCCTTGGAAGCACCAAAGAATTCAG gagGACACGCTCCTTGCATGGACCATGCCCAGTAACCACATTTGGACCAAAGGCATGTATGCTGCAGAACCCTAAAACTATAAT GCATATTCAGGACCCAGCAAGTCAGCGGTTGACATGGAACAAACCTCCAAAGAGCGTCCTTGTTATCAAAAAAATTCGTGATGCCAGTCTGCTACAGCCTTTTAAAGAACTCTGTGTATATCTTACTGAG GAGAACAACATGATAGTTTATGTAGAGAAAAAAGTGCTAGAAGACCCAGCTATACTTAATGATGATAATTTTGGACCAGTGAAGAAGAAATTTTGCACTTTTAGAGAAG ATTATGATGATATCTCCAATCAGATAGACTTTATCATATGCCTGGGAGGAGATGGTACCTTGCTTTATGCTTCTTCACTTTTTCAG GGTAGTGTACCTCCAGTTATGGCTTTTCATCTGGGATCTCTTGGATTTCTTACCCCCTTTAACTTTGAGAACTTTCAGTCCCAAGTTACTCAGGTTATAGAAG GCAATGCAGCACTTGTTCTCCGGAGCAGACTGAAAGTGAAAGTAGTAAAAGAGCACAGAGAGAAGACGACATTGATACAAAATGGTATTGAAGAAAATGGAGTGATCTCTACAAGCCTTGAGATGGAAATGGGCAAGCAAGTCATGCAATATCAG GTCCTCAATGAAGTTGTAGTGGATCGAGGTCCTTCCTCCTACCTTTCCAATGTGGATGTTTTTCTAGATGGGCACCTCATAACCACAGTGCAAGGTGATG GAGTGATAGTTTCCACACCAACTGGTAGCACGGCTTATGCAGCTGCAGCGGGAGCATCTATGATTCATCCAAATGTTCCCGCAATAATGATCACCCCAATCTGCCCTCACTCACTGTCCTTCCGACCCATTGTTGTTCCTGCAGGAGTTGAGCTCAAG ATCATGCTGTCCCCTGATGCCAGGAATACAGCCTGGGTTTCATTTGATgggaggaggagacaggaagTCTGCCATGGAGACAG TATTACCATCACTACCTCTCGCTATCCCCTCCCTTCGATCTGTTTCCGAAGTCCTGTGAATGACTGGTTTGAAAGCCTGGCTGAGTGCTTACACTGGAATGTCCGGAAGAAGCAAAATCATTTTGCTGTCGAAGAAGAATTTTGA
- the NADK gene encoding NAD kinase isoform X3: protein MKIFKHVTNDSSFNRTTWKWHIQDPASQRLTWNKPPKSVLVIKKIRDASLLQPFKELCVYLTEENNMIVYVEKKVLEDPAILNDDNFGPVKKKFCTFREDYDDISNQIDFIICLGGDGTLLYASSLFQGSVPPVMAFHLGSLGFLTPFNFENFQSQVTQVIEGNAALVLRSRLKVKVVKEHREKTTLIQNGIEENGVISTSLEMEMGKQVMQYQVLNEVVVDRGPSSYLSNVDVFLDGHLITTVQGDGVIVSTPTGSTAYAAAAGASMIHPNVPAIMITPICPHSLSFRPIVVPAGVELKIMLSPDARNTAWVSFDGRRRQEVCHGDSITITTSRYPLPSICFRSPVNDWFESLAECLHWNVRKKQNHFAVEEEF from the exons ATGAAAATTTTTAAGCATGTTACCAATGACTCCTCATTTAATAGAACTACATGGAAATG GCATATTCAGGACCCAGCAAGTCAGCGGTTGACATGGAACAAACCTCCAAAGAGCGTCCTTGTTATCAAAAAAATTCGTGATGCCAGTCTGCTACAGCCTTTTAAAGAACTCTGTGTATATCTTACTGAG GAGAACAACATGATAGTTTATGTAGAGAAAAAAGTGCTAGAAGACCCAGCTATACTTAATGATGATAATTTTGGACCAGTGAAGAAGAAATTTTGCACTTTTAGAGAAG ATTATGATGATATCTCCAATCAGATAGACTTTATCATATGCCTGGGAGGAGATGGTACCTTGCTTTATGCTTCTTCACTTTTTCAG GGTAGTGTACCTCCAGTTATGGCTTTTCATCTGGGATCTCTTGGATTTCTTACCCCCTTTAACTTTGAGAACTTTCAGTCCCAAGTTACTCAGGTTATAGAAG GCAATGCAGCACTTGTTCTCCGGAGCAGACTGAAAGTGAAAGTAGTAAAAGAGCACAGAGAGAAGACGACATTGATACAAAATGGTATTGAAGAAAATGGAGTGATCTCTACAAGCCTTGAGATGGAAATGGGCAAGCAAGTCATGCAATATCAG GTCCTCAATGAAGTTGTAGTGGATCGAGGTCCTTCCTCCTACCTTTCCAATGTGGATGTTTTTCTAGATGGGCACCTCATAACCACAGTGCAAGGTGATG GAGTGATAGTTTCCACACCAACTGGTAGCACGGCTTATGCAGCTGCAGCGGGAGCATCTATGATTCATCCAAATGTTCCCGCAATAATGATCACCCCAATCTGCCCTCACTCACTGTCCTTCCGACCCATTGTTGTTCCTGCAGGAGTTGAGCTCAAG ATCATGCTGTCCCCTGATGCCAGGAATACAGCCTGGGTTTCATTTGATgggaggaggagacaggaagTCTGCCATGGAGACAG TATTACCATCACTACCTCTCGCTATCCCCTCCCTTCGATCTGTTTCCGAAGTCCTGTGAATGACTGGTTTGAAAGCCTGGCTGAGTGCTTACACTGGAATGTCCGGAAGAAGCAAAATCATTTTGCTGTCGAAGAAGAATTTTGA